One region of Archocentrus centrarchus isolate MPI-CPG fArcCen1 chromosome 6, fArcCen1, whole genome shotgun sequence genomic DNA includes:
- the cat gene encoding catalase has translation MADNRDKATDQMKIWKENRGSQKADVLTTGAGHPVGDKLNVQTAGPRGPLLVQDVVFTDEMAHFDRERIPERVVHAKGAGAFGYFEVTHDITRYCKAKVFEHVGKTTPIAIRFSTVAGESGSADTVRDPRGFAVKFYTEEGNWDLTGNNTPIFFIRDALLFPSFIHSQKRNPQTHMKDPDMVWDFWSLRPESLHQVSFLFSDRGLPDGHRHMNGYGSHTFKLINADGERVYCKFHYKTDQGIKNLLVEEAERLASTNPDYAIGDLFNAIANGNYPSWTFYIQVMTFEQAEKFQFNPFDLTKVWSHREYPLIPVGKLVLNRNPVNYFAEVEQLAFDPSNMPPGIEPSPDKMLQGRLFSYPDTHRHRLGANYLQIPVNCPFRARVANYQRDGPMCMFDNQGGAPNYYPNSFSAPDTQPQFMESKFRVSPDVARYNSSDEDNVTQVRTFYTQVLNEDERQRLCQNLAGSLKGAQLFIQKRMVENLKAVHPDYGNRVETLLNKYNEEAKTDAALHVYSRPGASAIATSSKM, from the exons ATGGCGGACAACAGAGATAAGGCTACCGACCAGATGAAGATATGGAAGGAGAACAGAGGCTCTCAG AAAGCAGATGTACTGACCACAGGCGCTGGACATCCTGTGGGAGACAAACTGAATGTGCAGACAGCAGGACCGAGAGGCCCACTGCTGGTTCAAGATGTGGTCTTCACAGATGAGATGGCCCACTTTGACCGGGAGCGAATCCCAGAGAGGGTGGTGCATGCCAAAGGGGCAG GGGCGTTCGGGTACTTTGAGGTCACTCATGACATTACTCGCTACTGCAAAGCCAAGGTGTTTGAACATGTAGGCAAGACCACGCCGATTGCTATTCGCTTCTCCACTGTGG cTGGGGAGTCTGGATCTGCAGACACTGTGCGGGACCCTCGGGGCTTTGCAGTCAAGTTTTACACTGAAGAGGGCAACTGGGACCTGACGGGCAACAACACCCCCATTTTCTTCATCAGGGATGCCTTGCTG TTCCCGTCATTCATCCATTCCCAGAAGCGCAATCCCCAAACCCACATGAAAGACCCTGACATGGTGTGGGACTTCTGGAGTTTGAGGCCTGAGAGTCTGCATCAG GTGTCTTTCTTGTTCAGTGATCGAGGTTTGCCTGATGGCCACCGTCACATGAATGGCTACGGCTCTCACACCTTCAAACTGATCAATGCTGATGGGGAACGTGTCTACTGCAAATTCCACTATAAG acCGatcaaggaataaagaatctgTTGGTGGAAGAGGCAGAACGCCTGGCATCCACCAACCCAGATTATGCAATTGGAGACCTGTTCAATGCAATTGCTAATGGAAACTACCCATCCTGGACCTTCTACATCCAGGTCATGACCTTTGAGCAGGCTGAGAAGTTCCAGTTCAACCCCTTTGATCTTACTAAG GTGTGGTCACACAGAGAATACCCACTGATCCCTGTGGGCAAATTGGTTCTCAACAGGAACCCAGTCAATTACTTTGCAGAGGTGGAGCAGCTGGCCTTCGACCCCAGCAACATGCCACCAGGCATTGAGCCCAGCCCTGACAAGATGCTGCAG GGTCGACTCTTCTCCTACCCAGACACACATCGTCACCGGCTGGGGGCAAACTACCTGCAGATCCCTGTAAACTGCCCCTTCAGGGCCCGTGTAGCCAACTACCAGCGTGATGGTCCGATGTGCATGTTTGACAACCAAG GTGGAGCTCCAAACTACTATCCCAACAGCTTCAGTGCTCCAGACACCCAGCCTCAGTTTATGGAGTCCAAGTTCAGAGTGTCTCCAGATGTTGCTCGTTACAACAGCTCAGATGAAGATAATGTCACACAG GTTCGCACCTTCTACACGCAGGTACTGAATGAAGACGAGCGGCAGAGACTTTGTCAGAATTTGGCAGGGTCCCTGAAAGGAGCCCAGCTCTTCATCCAGAAACGCATG GTTGAGAACTTGAAGGCTGTCCATCCAGACTATGGAAACAGAGTTGAGACTCTTCTCAACAAGTACAATGAAGAGGCCAAAAcg gatGCCGCTCTGCATGTTTACAGCCGTCCAGGAGCCTCCGCCATCGCCACATCCTCTAAGATGTGA
- the LOC115782342 gene encoding dispanin subfamily A member 2b-like, producing the protein MELPVPDQTMYPQGYPTEAVPLQGVRHYGFPGQPGAVQHTSVNISTERPVVAESSPDHIIWSLCCFVYSNPFCLGLAALIYSIKSRDRKLVGDLDGARRYGSTARWLNIAATIIFVTGLLIFIITVTAVTVQATSYYYNGYRSGY; encoded by the exons ATGGAGCTTCCTGTTCCAGACCAGACGATGTATCCTCAAGGTTACCCGACTGAGGCAGTTCCGTTGCAGGGGGTGAGGCATTACGGGTTCCCTGGTCAGCCTGGAGCGGTTCAGCACACCTCTGTGAACATCAGCACGGAGCGCCCAGTCGTCGCTGAGTCCTCCCCAGATCACATCATCTGGTCGCTCTGCTGCTTTGTCTACTCAAACCCTTTCTGCCTCGGACTTGCAGCTCTCATTTACTCTATCAAG TCCAGAGACCGGAAGCTTGTTGGAGATCTGGATGGTGCACGACGTTATGGCTCCACTGCTCGATGGCTCAACATTGCTGCCACAATCATATTTGTCACTGGGCttctgatttttattattacagtCACTGCTGTTACCGTTCAGGCTACTTCCTATTACTACAATGGTTACAGATCTGGATATTAA
- the LOC115781401 gene encoding uncharacterized protein LOC115781401 produces the protein MFHNTTTEDRAVLVEFEENQNELQTELRAMTTMDHQGYHPLQNSMYDVRTGQPGGPQLVQHTTVNITAEPPKDHIIWSLLCFVYLNPCCLGLAALIYSIKARDRKVARDLEGARHYGSTARQFNIAATVLVAIGILVSIIIIIVLFRQLHILFTSDCSAKQKFADDTTVVGYIPNNNESGYRQEVEHLEGWCRENNLCINVTKTKEMIVDFRRVRHPLLPLHIGGSVVEVVPTYRCVVESILGSCVTVWHGSCFTAEQKAPQRVVKAEQRTAGLSFSITMDIYTSTCRKRATCTST, from the exons ATGTTTCATAATACTACAACTGAAGATAGGGCTGTTTTAGTGGAGTTTGAGGAAAACCAGAATGAACTTCAAA CTGAGCTCAGAGCAATGACCACAATGGATCATCAAGGTTACCATCCATTGCAGAACAGCATGTATGATGTGCGCACTGGACAGCCTGGAGGACCTCAGCTGGTTCAGCACACCACTGTGAACATCACTGCCGAGCCCCCCAAGGACCATATAATCTGGTCCCTCCTCTGTTTTGTTTACTTAAATCCTTGTTGCCTTGGGCTTGCAGCTCTCATTTATTCTATCAAG GCCAGAGACCGGAAGGTGGCCAGAGATCTGGAGGGTGCACGACATTATGGCTCCACTGCTCGCCAGTTTAACATCGCTGCCACAGTCCTGGTTGCTATTGGGATCCTGGTTTCCATTATTATAATCATTGTTCTGTTTAGGCAACTGCATAT CCTGTTCACATCTGACTGCTCAGCAAAACagaagtttgcggatgacacaaCAGTGGTTGGATACATCCCTAACAACAATGAGTCTGGCTACAGGCAGGAAGTGGAACACCTGGAAGGTTGGTGCAGAGAGAACAATCTCTGCAtcaatgtgacaaaaacaaaggagatgatcgtggacttcagaagAGTCAgacaccccctcctccccctgcaCATTGGAGGATCTGTGGTGGAAGTGGTCCCCACATACAG atgtgtggtTGAGAGCATCCTGGGATCCTGCGTCACCGTGTGGCATGGAAGCTGTTTTACGGCAGAGCAGAAAGCTCCACAGAGGGTGGTGAAGGCTGAGCAGAGGACGGCTGGACTTAGCTTCTCCATCACCATGGACATTTACACTTCCACATGCAGAAAAAGGGCCACCTGCACCTCCACCTGA